The Virgibacillus sp. MSP4-1 genome has a segment encoding these proteins:
- a CDS encoding alpha/beta hydrolase, with amino-acid sequence MKRQMLIGFVLIITSFFITGCKDQTEEGSNERKQEKKLEGTWDGEIQIPDRPLPIVITFSNEDDWMGTISIPVQGVKDYPLSNISIDLPQVFFQMERQGQKITFDGEKKGESIEGTFSQNGQSFPFTIEMREDRKEESEEDEGPFMSVDTPNGELNGELLLPDGAEGPYPVVLMIPGSGPTDRNGNTPTIPGKNNSLKMLAEGLAENGIASLRYDKRGVGKNQNALIAEEDLRFDDFVTDAQAWIQKLNRDAQFSNVGVIGHSQGSLVGMLAAADTDVDTFISIAGASRSIDEVLYDQLQAGLSDDLMKESKKILEQLKQGEKVEDIPQALQSTFRPSVQAFMSSWMKYNPVEEIQKLSMPVLVINGEHDVQVTKKEAENLHEAHENFELLIINEMNHVLKRAPEERAENLDTYSNPDLPLAEGLMDGILSFLQNHQFVK; translated from the coding sequence ATGAAACGGCAAATGTTGATCGGCTTCGTGTTAATTATAACATCATTTTTTATAACCGGCTGTAAAGATCAAACAGAAGAGGGTTCGAATGAAAGGAAACAGGAAAAGAAATTGGAGGGGACCTGGGATGGGGAAATCCAGATTCCTGATCGGCCTTTACCGATTGTCATTACTTTTTCCAATGAAGATGACTGGATGGGAACAATAAGCATCCCTGTGCAAGGGGTGAAGGATTATCCGCTATCCAATATTTCAATTGATTTGCCCCAGGTATTTTTTCAAATGGAACGGCAGGGACAGAAGATTACTTTTGATGGAGAGAAAAAAGGGGAGTCCATTGAAGGCACCTTTAGTCAGAATGGACAGTCCTTTCCTTTTACTATAGAAATGAGGGAAGACAGGAAAGAAGAGTCCGAGGAGGATGAGGGGCCATTCATGAGCGTGGATACACCGAATGGAGAGTTGAATGGAGAATTACTTCTTCCGGATGGTGCAGAGGGGCCGTACCCGGTCGTTCTAATGATTCCAGGATCCGGCCCGACCGATCGTAACGGAAACACACCGACCATTCCGGGGAAAAATAACAGCCTGAAAATGCTTGCGGAGGGTCTGGCTGAGAATGGGATAGCAAGTCTGCGTTACGACAAACGTGGGGTGGGCAAAAATCAGAATGCACTGATTGCGGAAGAGGACTTGCGATTCGATGATTTTGTGACGGATGCACAGGCCTGGATTCAAAAGCTGAACCGGGATGCACAGTTCTCGAATGTCGGTGTTATCGGGCATAGCCAGGGGTCATTAGTTGGCATGCTGGCTGCTGCCGATACGGATGTGGATACCTTTATCTCCATTGCCGGTGCAAGCCGTAGCATTGATGAAGTGCTCTATGATCAACTGCAGGCAGGGTTAAGCGATGACTTAATGAAGGAAAGCAAAAAGATTCTTGAACAGTTAAAACAGGGTGAAAAAGTCGAGGATATTCCACAGGCACTCCAGAGCACCTTCCGTCCGTCTGTTCAGGCCTTTATGTCTTCGTGGATGAAGTACAATCCGGTTGAAGAAATACAAAAGCTTTCGATGCCTGTGCTCGTGATCAATGGTGAGCATGATGTTCAGGTAACGAAAAAAGAAGCGGAGAACCTGCATGAGGCCCATGAAAATTTTGAGCTTTTGATCATTAATGAAATGAATCATGTGTTGAAAAGAGCGCCTGAAGAACGGGCGGAAAACCTGGATACGTACTCGAATCCTGATTTACCTCTGGCTGAGGGATTAATGGACGGGATTCTTTCCTTTTTGCAGAATCATCAATTTGTCAAGTAA
- a CDS encoding flavodoxin produces MLNILLVYTSMTGNTEEMADTMADTLKKHKDINLTFMDIIDEEPENLNQYDAILIGSYTWSGGTVPDEILDFYDELEEQDLSNQVVAAFGAGDSIYPEFCTALDEFLEQAEESGAAIPFKPIKADMEAEPEDLQNCQQLAENVYHYLTDPNTYQASS; encoded by the coding sequence ATGTTAAATATTCTTCTCGTCTACACGAGTATGACAGGGAATACAGAAGAAATGGCAGATACGATGGCCGACACACTCAAAAAGCATAAGGACATTAACCTGACCTTTATGGATATTATTGATGAAGAACCGGAAAACCTGAACCAATACGACGCAATTCTGATTGGCAGCTATACATGGAGTGGCGGAACAGTTCCGGATGAGATCCTTGATTTTTATGATGAACTGGAAGAGCAGGATCTATCCAATCAGGTCGTTGCAGCGTTCGGAGCAGGCGATTCCATCTACCCGGAATTTTGTACAGCTCTTGATGAGTTTCTGGAACAGGCCGAGGAAAGTGGTGCCGCCATTCCCTTTAAACCGATCAAAGCAGATATGGAAGCAGAACCGGAAGACCTGCAAAATTGCCAGCAATTAGCGGAAAATGTTTATCACTATTTAACCGATCCAAATACTTATCAGGCATCATCTTGA
- a CDS encoding Crp/Fnr family transcriptional regulator — protein MSECHNCQASSTKQLCVSLVPIFNHLTDDEMWEVADRSFHRKFIKGETIFQAEEPSNSLFIVHQGRVKIYRLAPNGKEQLIRILDQGDFFGEMSIFSEETLTSYAEAMVDTNICIINRSDIQELMVKHPAISLKILEEFSRRLDHTEHLVEQLSSQDVEKRIASYLIDLLKENSSESHVVKLPMSKKDLASMIGTTQETLSRRLTALQDKEMIEQTGQRKIKIIDIDQLQNKTEA, from the coding sequence ATGAGTGAATGCCATAACTGTCAAGCATCGAGTACAAAGCAGCTTTGTGTATCCCTGGTACCAATTTTTAATCACTTAACGGATGATGAGATGTGGGAAGTTGCTGACAGAAGTTTTCATAGAAAGTTCATAAAAGGCGAAACCATCTTCCAGGCTGAGGAACCTTCAAATTCATTGTTCATTGTCCATCAGGGCAGAGTCAAAATTTACCGGCTTGCTCCAAATGGCAAGGAGCAGTTGATTCGTATCCTAGATCAGGGAGATTTTTTTGGAGAAATGTCGATTTTCTCTGAAGAAACGTTGACAAGCTACGCAGAAGCCATGGTGGACACAAATATATGCATTATCAATCGTTCAGACATTCAGGAATTAATGGTGAAACACCCGGCGATTTCGCTAAAAATCCTTGAGGAATTCAGTAGACGTCTCGACCATACGGAGCATCTCGTGGAACAGCTAAGCTCACAGGATGTGGAGAAACGAATCGCCAGTTATTTAATTGATCTTTTGAAAGAAAATTCATCAGAGAGCCATGTCGTAAAGCTGCCGATGAGCAAGAAGGATCTGGCCTCCATGATCGGGACCACACAGGAAACCTTAAGCCGTCGATTAACCGCTTTACAGGACAAAGAAATGATCGAACAAACCGGGCAAAGAAAAATAAAAATTATTGATATCGATCAATTACAGAATAAAACGGAAGCCTGA
- a CDS encoding carboxymuconolactone decarboxylase family protein: MSEHTHDHEHHHDHDHEEMDYIEELIVDFKEGATRLQKGLPEMTQGFFDFTEACFKEGALSEKHKQLMALGISIYSQDEYCIMYHAKGAVEHGASEKEVMETVAVSAALGGGASFSQGVTLALDTFDHYQAKH; this comes from the coding sequence ATGAGTGAACATACGCATGATCATGAGCATCATCATGACCATGATCACGAGGAAATGGATTATATTGAGGAGCTTATTGTGGATTTTAAGGAGGGAGCCACCCGCCTTCAAAAGGGTCTGCCAGAAATGACACAGGGCTTTTTCGATTTTACGGAAGCCTGCTTTAAAGAAGGAGCGCTGTCCGAAAAGCACAAACAGCTCATGGCTCTTGGCATCAGTATTTATTCCCAGGATGAGTATTGTATCATGTACCACGCTAAAGGAGCGGTGGAGCATGGGGCAAGTGAGAAGGAGGTTATGGAAACCGTTGCCGTAAGTGCGGCACTTGGAGGCGGGGCATCCTTCTCCCAGGGAGTTACCCTTGCGCTTGATACCTTTGATCATTATCAGGCGAAGCATTAA
- a CDS encoding DUF3231 family protein: METEHHVRLTAPEMSGLWTQYMFDSMSQRFFEYALEHIEDDDIRSLYKKALTLSEKHLARVSEFFKQENHPIPQAFTDNDVNQKAAPLFQEPFYLHYLYIMSLQGLTGYGLSVGTSLRSDLRSYFIRCNTETMELFDQTTQAMLTKGLVSRPPVVNPAEQVSFVTDQGFLTGWFGHRRPLTSMEIGDITFNMYKMNLHIALKVAFAQTCTDKHVRKIIERGMQISTKHTEVFKSIFNEEKLNSPISLQPLVTDSTEAPFSDKYMMYQIQYSTQIAIAFYGTAMSVNARRDLGAHYTRLTAELVAYAEDCANLMIKNGWMEQPPMATDREKIAKKK, encoded by the coding sequence ATGGAAACTGAACATCATGTCCGATTAACCGCACCGGAAATGTCCGGTTTATGGACACAATATATGTTTGACAGTATGTCCCAGCGCTTTTTCGAGTATGCTCTGGAACATATTGAAGATGACGATATCCGAAGTTTATATAAAAAAGCCTTAACATTGTCTGAAAAACACCTGGCACGTGTATCGGAGTTTTTTAAACAGGAAAATCACCCCATTCCTCAGGCGTTTACAGACAATGATGTAAACCAAAAAGCAGCACCGCTATTTCAGGAGCCTTTCTACCTTCACTATTTATATATTATGTCTCTTCAGGGACTTACAGGGTATGGGTTGTCTGTAGGTACATCGCTTCGGTCTGATTTGCGCTCCTATTTTATCCGATGTAACACGGAGACAATGGAGCTGTTTGACCAGACCACTCAGGCCATGCTTACAAAAGGATTAGTTAGTCGTCCCCCAGTGGTGAACCCCGCGGAACAGGTGTCATTTGTTACAGATCAGGGGTTTTTAACGGGCTGGTTTGGCCACCGTCGTCCCCTTACCTCCATGGAAATTGGGGATATTACCTTTAATATGTATAAAATGAATTTGCATATCGCCTTAAAGGTCGCCTTTGCCCAGACCTGTACGGATAAGCACGTTCGAAAAATCATTGAGCGGGGAATGCAGATTTCCACCAAACATACGGAAGTGTTTAAAAGTATCTTTAATGAAGAAAAGCTGAACTCCCCTATTTCACTGCAGCCGCTGGTGACTGACTCAACCGAAGCGCCATTCTCTGACAAATACATGATGTATCAGATTCAGTATTCCACTCAAATAGCCATCGCTTTCTATGGAACAGCCATGAGTGTGAATGCCAGAAGAGATTTAGGGGCTCATTATACACGATTAACCGCTGAATTAGTGGCTTATGCTGAGGATTGTGCGAATTTGATGATTAAAAATGGCTGGATGGAGCAGCCGCCCATGGCAACAGATCGGGAAAAGATTGCTAAGAAAAAATGA
- a CDS encoding zinc-binding dehydrogenase encodes MKAIVHKEQEGLNGLFYEDMDEPDVNTGQVKIKLKTGGMNRRDVALLHRHKPDQPPLIMGSDGAGVVEAVGEGVNNVKTGDEVVIDPSLGWQKNSEAPPEGFKILNMPDHGTFAEYITIPAENVEKKPEHLSWTEAGVLPLAALTGYRALFTRGKVQSGDTVMLPGIGSGVLTYILLFAKAAGARVIVTSRSEEKRQKALELGADVAIPTESDWKEELKDEQVDLLIESIGRATFNKSLGIIRKGGTIVTFGATTEDEVNIDIRKFFYGQFNLLGSTMGSHEEFKEMLAFVEKHQTRPVVDRIFSLSDYKEAFRYLRDSKNFGKIAFDIHS; translated from the coding sequence ATGAAAGCCATCGTTCATAAAGAACAGGAAGGTCTCAACGGTCTGTTTTATGAGGACATGGATGAGCCGGACGTAAACACCGGACAAGTCAAAATCAAACTGAAAACCGGGGGCATGAACCGTCGCGATGTTGCCCTGCTCCACCGGCACAAACCGGATCAGCCTCCACTCATTATGGGTTCGGATGGGGCAGGTGTTGTAGAAGCTGTCGGTGAAGGGGTCAATAATGTAAAAACCGGTGACGAAGTGGTAATCGATCCTTCCCTGGGCTGGCAGAAAAATAGTGAAGCTCCACCTGAAGGATTTAAAATTCTCAATATGCCTGACCACGGAACATTTGCCGAGTATATCACGATTCCGGCTGAAAACGTGGAAAAAAAGCCGGAACATTTATCATGGACAGAGGCTGGAGTGCTTCCACTGGCAGCGCTAACCGGTTATCGTGCCCTCTTTACACGGGGCAAGGTACAATCAGGCGATACCGTAATGCTTCCCGGTATCGGAAGTGGCGTGCTCACTTATATTTTACTGTTTGCCAAAGCAGCCGGAGCCAGAGTCATTGTTACGTCCAGAAGTGAAGAGAAACGGCAAAAGGCACTGGAACTTGGAGCTGATGTCGCCATTCCAACAGAATCTGATTGGAAAGAAGAACTCAAGGACGAACAGGTGGACCTCTTGATTGAAAGCATTGGCCGGGCCACCTTTAACAAATCTCTCGGTATCATTCGCAAAGGCGGGACGATTGTAACCTTTGGTGCGACGACTGAGGATGAAGTAAATATCGACATCCGCAAATTTTTCTACGGTCAATTTAACCTGCTCGGCTCAACAATGGGCAGTCATGAAGAGTTTAAAGAGATGCTGGCCTTTGTGGAAAAGCATCAAACCAGACCTGTTGTAGATCGAATTTTTTCACTCTCTGATTATAAAGAGGCCTTTCGCTATTTACGTGATTCAAAAAACTTCGGAAAAATTGCCTTTGATATTCATTCATAA
- a CDS encoding ArsA family ATPase — translation MNELLNKRIIFVGGKGGVGKSTASAALALAFSKEEEKTLIVSTDPAHNLGDIFYKKIDDQPVKIREHLWGMEIHPEKESKRYIESVKDNLKGLVKSRMVEEVHRQIDMASASPGADEAALFDRIVSIILNEVDHFDKIIFDTAPTGHTIRLLSLPELMTVWMEGMVDRRKKINDNYTQLLNDGEPVEDPIFDVLQARKEKFINVRDILLDPEKTGFTFVLIPERLPILETDKAVKQLDSYHLHVRTLIVNKVLPEHADGDFLRKRRQQEETYLQEIRKTFKKQDRLHIPLYEEDVSDMEKLTEFANQLWQELKGEAYHESHRS, via the coding sequence ATGAATGAATTATTGAATAAACGAATCATTTTTGTCGGTGGAAAAGGCGGGGTCGGTAAATCTACCGCATCTGCCGCCCTTGCCCTGGCCTTCTCTAAGGAAGAGGAAAAAACCTTAATTGTATCCACTGACCCTGCTCATAACCTTGGAGATATTTTCTATAAAAAGATAGACGATCAGCCGGTCAAAATCCGGGAACACCTCTGGGGGATGGAGATTCATCCGGAAAAGGAGTCAAAGAGATATATTGAATCGGTGAAGGACAACCTTAAAGGACTGGTCAAATCAAGAATGGTTGAGGAGGTTCACCGGCAGATTGATATGGCCAGCGCCTCTCCAGGTGCCGATGAAGCCGCCCTGTTTGATCGAATCGTGTCCATTATTTTAAATGAAGTCGATCATTTTGATAAAATTATTTTTGATACCGCACCGACCGGTCACACCATTCGGCTGCTGAGTTTACCGGAGCTTATGACCGTATGGATGGAGGGCATGGTAGACAGACGAAAGAAAATCAATGATAATTATACTCAGCTGCTGAATGATGGAGAACCGGTGGAGGATCCCATTTTCGACGTTTTACAAGCAAGGAAGGAAAAGTTTATCAACGTACGGGACATCCTCTTAGATCCTGAAAAAACCGGTTTTACCTTTGTCCTGATTCCTGAACGTCTGCCCATACTCGAAACCGATAAAGCCGTAAAACAGCTGGATTCCTACCATCTGCATGTACGTACACTCATCGTCAATAAAGTACTGCCGGAACATGCCGATGGAGACTTTTTAAGGAAGCGAAGACAGCAGGAAGAAACCTATTTGCAGGAAATCAGGAAGACATTCAAAAAACAGGATCGATTACATATTCCTTTATACGAAGAGGATGTCTCTGATATGGAAAAATTAACGGAATTCGCCAATCAGCTATGGCAGGAACTAAAGGGGGAAGCTTATCATGAAAGCCATCGTTCATAA
- a CDS encoding cory-CC-star protein: protein MKSLKRIVELYDEILRLPHKQEVARELRDEDDLFLLLLYSDMLGIPNPAFYYTLELYPYIIDRFHDWHLRMGMEKSPFEGIRCC from the coding sequence ATGAAATCACTGAAACGAATAGTTGAACTTTACGACGAAATTCTGCGTCTCCCTCACAAACAGGAGGTGGCACGGGAGCTCCGTGACGAGGATGACCTCTTTTTACTGCTGCTTTATTCAGATATGTTAGGAATCCCGAATCCGGCCTTTTATTACACACTTGAGTTATACCCTTACATCATTGATCGTTTTCATGATTGGCATTTACGCATGGGTATGGAAAAATCACCTTTTGAAGGGATTCGCTGCTGCTAA